One window of Paroedura picta isolate Pp20150507F chromosome 2, Ppicta_v3.0, whole genome shotgun sequence genomic DNA carries:
- the SLC19A1 gene encoding reduced folate transporter has translation MPETETPEKPPSELPQDPRWKLLVFYLCFYGFMTQIRPGESFITPYLLGTEKNFTKEEVTNEITPVLSYSYMAVLVPIFLLTDYLRYKPVLVLQSLSHISIWLLLIFGTSILAMQFMEFFYGITMAARVAYSSYIFSLVTPSRYQRMASYSRASVLMGVFTSSVLGQLCVTVGDTTFMTLNYISLGFVCFGLILTLFLERPKRSLFFNRSEPVCNGASPTELDKMNAGEPPWYKAPSWQNLVFIRMLKELGTIVRLPQLRLWSLWWIFNSAGYYLILYYVQILWNEIYPTRDSRRVYNGGVEAASTLLGAITSFTAGYVKIRWTLWSELVICIVTAWQAGLLLLMNMTTNIWICYVAYILFRGSYQFLVPIAIFQIAASLSKELCALVFGINTFLATVLKTIITIIITDKRGLALSVHPQFYIYFGYFTLLTVVYLAASVCVAVRHNACRKPQEAATTRELCSPIGEVPSKDRSTELVSECGKGESHA, from the exons ATGCCTGAGACTGAAACCCCAGAAAAGCCGCCCTCTGAGCTCCCTCAAGATCCACGCTGGAAGCTCCTTGTCTTCTACCTTTGCTTCTATGGCTTCATGACCCAGATCAGGCCAGGAGAGAGTTTCATCACTCCCTACCTGTTAGGAACAGAGAAGAATTTCACCAAGGAAGAG GTAACCAATGAAATCACGCCTGTGCTGTCCTATTCCTACATGGCTGTGCTGGTGCCCATCTTCCTGCTGACGGACTACCTGAGGTACAAGCCGGTGCTGGTGCTGCAGAGCCTGAGCCACATCTCCATCTGGCTGCTGCTGATCTTTGGCACCAGCATCCTCGCCATGCAGTTCATGGAGTTCTTCTACGGCATCACCATGGCAGCTCGGGTAGCCTACTCCTCCTACATCTTCTCCCTGGTCACCCCTTCGCGTTACCAGCGCATGGCCAGCTATTCCCGTGCCTCTGTCCTCATGGGAGTCTTCACCAGCTCTGTGCTGGGGCAGCTCTGCGTCACCGTCGGGGACACCACTTTCATGACCCTGAATTATATCTCCCTGGGGTTCGTGTGCTTTGGATTGATTCTGACTCTCTTCCTGGAACGCCCCAAACGCAGCCTCTTCTTCAACAGGAGTGAACCTGTGTGCAATGGTGCCTCACCTACTGAGCTGGACAAAATGAATGCTGGGGAACCACCATGGTACAAGGCACCCAGCTGGCAGAATCTCGTCTTCATCCGGATGCTAAAGGAGCTGGGGACCATCGTGCGATTGCCTCAGCTGAGACTCTGGTCCCTCTGGTGGATATTTAATTCTGCTGGCTACTACCTGATCCTGTATTACGTTCAGATTTTATGGAATGAGATTTATCCCACCAGGGACAGCCGGAGGGTCTACAATGGAGGTGTAGAAGCTGCTTCTACGCTTCTCG GTGCTATCACTTCCTTTACAGCTGGCTATGTGAAAATTCGCTGGACATTATGGTCAGAGCTAGTGATATGCATTGTGACAGCGTGGCAGGCAGGCCTGCTTTTGCTGATGAACATGACAACCAATATTTGGATCTGCTACGTGGCCTACATCCTTTTCAGGGGGTCATACCAATTTCTTGTGCCTATAGCCAT cTTCCAGATTGCAGCTTCCCTCTCCAAAGAGCTCTGTGCCTTAGTGTTTGGAATCAACACCTTCCTTGCCACTGTTCTCAAGACTATCATCACAATTATCATAACAGATAAAAGAGGCCTGGCTCTCTCAGTCCATCCTCAG tTCTACATTTATTTTGGCTACTTCACACTCCTGACCGTGGTGTACCTTGCAGCATCTGTGTGTGTAGCTGTGAGGCACAATGCATGCAGGAAACCCCAAGAGGCAGCAACAACCAGGGAACTCTGCAGCCCAATTGGTGAAGTCCCAAGCAAAGACAGAAGCACAGAGCTGGTTAGTGAATGCGGGAAAGGAGAGAGCCATGCCTGA